One region of Halomicrobium sp. LC1Hm genomic DNA includes:
- a CDS encoding tRNA (guanine(26)-N(2))-dimethyltransferase, which yields MRVTEGQVTVEVPEQADAGKGENVFFNPVQELNRDLTIATLRAFREREPRAEHYLDATAASGVRGVRAAADGWEATLCDVDPDAVALCERNLDRNDLSGTVRHEDANVAMHSDPWDVVDIDPFGTPIPFADAAFQGTRDLVCVTATDTAPLCGAHFESGVRSYSAVPRNTEYHAEMGMRILLGAMVRTAARYDVAARPILSHATKHYARTYLELDHGATVANRALDEIGHVYHCQQCLYRTHEAGLHADAPDACPNCGQHLQTAGPLWLGGTCEPDFAAEVSGHLTDDMGTAEQAAELLATLAAELPTPTHYDQHRLCKRWGVGAPAMDDFLDALRAAGHDAARTHYGGTTFKTAADVTEIRDATVDSF from the coding sequence ATGCGCGTCACAGAGGGGCAGGTCACCGTCGAGGTACCGGAGCAGGCCGACGCCGGCAAGGGCGAGAACGTCTTTTTCAACCCCGTTCAGGAGCTGAACCGCGACCTGACGATCGCCACGCTGCGGGCCTTCCGAGAGCGCGAGCCCCGCGCCGAGCACTATCTCGACGCGACGGCGGCCAGTGGCGTCCGCGGCGTCCGGGCCGCCGCCGACGGCTGGGAGGCGACGTTGTGTGACGTGGATCCCGACGCCGTTGCCCTCTGTGAACGGAACCTCGACCGCAACGACCTCTCGGGGACGGTCCGCCACGAGGACGCCAACGTCGCGATGCACAGCGACCCCTGGGACGTGGTCGACATCGACCCCTTCGGGACGCCGATCCCCTTCGCCGACGCCGCCTTTCAGGGGACCCGCGATCTCGTCTGCGTGACCGCGACCGACACCGCACCGCTCTGTGGCGCACACTTCGAGAGCGGCGTCAGGAGCTACAGCGCCGTTCCCCGAAACACCGAGTACCACGCCGAGATGGGGATGCGGATCCTGCTCGGTGCGATGGTCCGGACCGCCGCCCGCTACGACGTGGCCGCTCGCCCGATCCTCAGCCACGCGACCAAGCACTACGCCCGGACGTACCTCGAACTGGACCACGGCGCGACCGTGGCCAACCGCGCCCTCGACGAGATCGGCCACGTCTACCACTGCCAGCAGTGTCTCTACCGGACCCACGAGGCGGGGCTCCACGCCGACGCGCCCGACGCCTGCCCGAACTGCGGCCAGCACCTCCAGACCGCCGGCCCGCTCTGGCTGGGTGGGACCTGCGAGCCCGACTTCGCCGCGGAAGTCAGTGGCCACCTCACCGACGACATGGGGACGGCCGAGCAGGCCGCCGAGCTGCTGGCGACGCTCGCTGCGGAACTCCCGACGCCGACTCACTACGACCAGCACCGCCTGTGCAAGCGCTGGGGCGTCGGCGCGCCCGCGATGGACGACTTTTTGGACGCGCTGCGGGCGGCCGGACACGACGCCGCTCGGACCCACTACGGCGGCACGACGTTCAAGACCGCCGCCGACGTGACCGAGATCCGGGACGCGACGGTCGACTCCTTCTAG
- a CDS encoding histidine kinase N-terminal 7TM domain-containing protein: protein MIAGSWIVVASLAAGVGTLALLGRLWRYREKPGAKWFLLSLACQALWSVSYAVSLLVFDETVRLALEVLGWALLAGIAVYFLAFALAYTGRGHLVETPWYRALLTLPAVAVVLLGTNPWHGLVWDEFSVVAIAGLAGTAYELRLWAVVVATGGVLIALLGSLVLFDTVASYGRLYRREAIAVGVSTVPPLSAVVVWLYEIGPVPELNFATVLFLPHIALDAYAFVRSDMFEFHPATRREGERAAIEDLGNPVVVVDEHDRIVTLNAAAESVLGVEKARALTEPLAAFLTDETFAGPDETDRVTVDTDGRRRTYSLATTPLTASGDRLGSTVVLQDITEEIQREQRLQVLNRVVRHNLRNDMTVVRGFAEAANEATDDTEVSELLDTVEGKADDLVDLGEKARAIEGILGADRRATTVELAALLSDAVDDVDADVPIATDVPDVTVTVDADTLRVLCVALVENAVEHGSTSPESNTPRDAVEHGSTSPDSHTRRDAAEHGSTSPDSHTRRDAATVQPDERAPVRVTATVRDGGVEIAIADDGPGLPEHERDVLAAGEETDLEHSTGLGLWLASWATRRLGGDLDFEVDDGTTARLWFPVEEDGEQSAA from the coding sequence ATGATCGCCGGCAGCTGGATCGTCGTCGCGTCGCTGGCCGCGGGTGTCGGGACGCTTGCACTGCTGGGCCGGCTCTGGCGCTACCGCGAGAAGCCGGGCGCGAAGTGGTTCCTGCTGTCGCTGGCCTGCCAGGCGCTGTGGAGCGTCAGCTACGCCGTCTCCCTGCTGGTGTTCGACGAGACCGTGCGGCTGGCCCTGGAGGTGCTGGGCTGGGCGCTGCTGGCCGGGATCGCGGTGTACTTTCTCGCGTTCGCGCTGGCCTACACCGGACGGGGCCACCTCGTGGAGACGCCGTGGTACCGCGCCCTGTTGACGCTGCCGGCTGTCGCCGTCGTCTTGCTCGGCACCAACCCCTGGCACGGGCTCGTCTGGGACGAGTTCTCCGTCGTCGCGATAGCCGGACTGGCGGGGACGGCCTACGAACTGCGGCTGTGGGCGGTGGTGGTCGCCACCGGCGGCGTCCTGATCGCGCTGCTCGGGAGTCTGGTGTTGTTCGACACCGTCGCCAGCTACGGGCGGCTCTACCGTCGAGAGGCGATCGCCGTCGGCGTGAGCACGGTGCCGCCCCTGTCTGCGGTCGTCGTCTGGCTCTACGAGATCGGCCCGGTCCCCGAGTTGAACTTCGCGACGGTGCTTTTCTTGCCCCACATCGCGCTCGACGCCTACGCGTTCGTCCGCAGCGACATGTTCGAGTTCCACCCCGCGACCCGCCGAGAGGGCGAACGCGCGGCCATCGAAGACCTCGGGAACCCCGTCGTCGTCGTCGACGAACACGACCGGATCGTGACGCTCAACGCCGCGGCCGAGTCGGTGCTTGGCGTCGAGAAGGCGCGGGCGCTGACGGAGCCACTGGCCGCGTTTCTGACAGACGAGACGTTCGCAGGCCCCGACGAGACGGACCGCGTGACCGTCGACACGGACGGTCGGCGACGAACCTACAGCCTCGCGACGACGCCCCTGACCGCCAGCGGTGACCGGCTCGGCTCGACGGTCGTCCTGCAGGACATCACCGAGGAGATCCAGCGCGAGCAGCGACTCCAGGTGCTCAACCGCGTCGTCCGGCACAACCTCCGCAACGACATGACGGTCGTCCGCGGGTTCGCCGAGGCCGCGAACGAGGCGACCGACGACACCGAAGTCTCGGAGCTGCTCGACACCGTCGAGGGGAAGGCCGACGACCTCGTCGATCTGGGCGAGAAGGCCCGTGCCATCGAGGGGATCCTCGGTGCCGATCGGCGAGCGACCACCGTCGAACTCGCCGCGCTCCTTTCCGACGCCGTCGACGACGTGGACGCCGACGTGCCCATCGCCACGGACGTGCCCGACGTGACCGTGACGGTCGACGCCGACACGCTCCGGGTGCTGTGTGTCGCGCTCGTGGAAAACGCTGTGGAACACGGTTCCACAAGCCCCGAGTCGAACACTCCTCGGGACGCTGTGGAACACGGTTCCACGAGCCCCGACTCCCATACTCGTCGGGACGCCGCGGAGCATGGCTCCACGAGCCCCGACTCCCATACTCGTCGGGACGCCGCCACCGTCCAGCCCGACGAGAGAGCGCCAGTCCGGGTCACCGCGACGGTCCGGGACGGTGGCGTCGAGATCGCCATCGCGGACGACGGTCCGGGACTCCCGGAACACGAACGCGACGTGCTGGCGGCGGGCGAGGAGACGGATCTCGAACACTCGACGGGACTGGGGCTGTGGCTGGCCTCGTGGGCGACCCGCCGGCTCGGCGGGGACCTCGACTTCGAGGTCGACGACGGCACGACAGCGCGGTTGTGGTTTCCGGTCGAGGAAGACGGCGAGCAGTCGGCGGCCTGA
- a CDS encoding ArsR family transcriptional regulator: MNDEAYLALADEQRREVLLALLDEATVDIDVLIDDRAEPLRQISLHHQHLPLLEQMGYAEWNRDAQRVSRGPQFEAIQPLVEFHSDEVGAWNDRETAPTDSVTVD, translated from the coding sequence ATGAACGACGAGGCGTACCTGGCGTTGGCCGACGAGCAGCGACGAGAAGTCCTGCTGGCACTCCTCGACGAAGCGACGGTCGACATCGACGTACTGATCGACGACCGAGCCGAGCCACTGAGACAGATCAGTCTCCACCATCAGCATCTCCCCCTGCTAGAGCAGATGGGATACGCAGAGTGGAACAGAGACGCGCAGCGCGTCTCTCGGGGACCGCAGTTCGAGGCGATCCAACCGCTGGTCGAGTTCCACAGTGACGAGGTCGGGGCGTGGAACGACCGAGAGACGGCACCGACCGATTCGGTGACCGTCGACTGA
- a CDS encoding helix-turn-helix domain-containing protein yields MSVIADLQVPATKFELGRILAMEQPVSVVLETMVPMGQQTVPFFWVHDHDRDVFEEAVREHHAVERLREVEVHEHRVLYAFRWRTDSDELFAAFAEADAQLLEATGHTDSWEFELRFPDHEHLSTFKERCDDVDIELDVRRIYNPTKPESGPYYGLSHPQREALSTAVSEGYYSIPRRISTKELGGRLGISDQATTERLRRAIITLTEHTILTEDGE; encoded by the coding sequence ATGAGCGTCATCGCCGATCTGCAGGTCCCCGCGACGAAGTTCGAACTCGGGCGCATTCTCGCGATGGAACAGCCGGTCTCGGTCGTGCTGGAGACGATGGTGCCGATGGGCCAACAGACGGTCCCGTTCTTCTGGGTCCACGACCACGACCGCGATGTCTTCGAGGAGGCAGTCCGGGAGCACCACGCCGTCGAGCGCCTCCGCGAGGTCGAGGTCCACGAGCACCGCGTCCTCTACGCGTTTCGCTGGCGGACCGATAGCGACGAGCTCTTCGCCGCTTTCGCCGAGGCCGATGCCCAACTGCTGGAGGCGACGGGCCACACCGACTCCTGGGAGTTCGAACTGCGCTTTCCGGACCACGAGCACCTCTCGACGTTCAAAGAGCGCTGTGACGACGTCGACATCGAACTCGACGTACGTCGCATCTACAACCCGACCAAACCCGAGAGCGGACCCTACTACGGGCTCTCTCACCCCCAGCGTGAGGCACTGTCGACGGCAGTCTCCGAAGGATACTATTCGATTCCACGACGCATCTCGACGAAGGAGCTTGGCGGCCGGCTGGGCATCTCTGACCAGGCGACGACCGAGCGACTCCGGCGGGCGATCATCACGCTGACCGAACACACGATACTGACCGAGGACGGCGAGTAG
- a CDS encoding HalOD1 output domain-containing protein, whose protein sequence is MIDHALSGSPSTGGRPLSTVVLEAIARYRGVPACDLEFVLYDEVHTEALDQLGRHDGEWQLTIAVDGHTVTVDHDRFVTVDGKSA, encoded by the coding sequence ATGATCGACCACGCACTGTCGGGATCGCCCAGCACCGGAGGGCGGCCGCTCTCGACTGTCGTGCTGGAGGCGATCGCCCGCTATCGCGGCGTCCCGGCCTGTGATCTGGAGTTCGTCCTGTACGACGAGGTACACACCGAAGCGCTGGACCAGCTCGGTCGCCACGACGGCGAGTGGCAGCTCACGATCGCAGTCGACGGCCACACGGTCACCGTCGACCACGACCGGTTCGTCACGGTCGACGGCAAATCGGCCTGA
- the hisH gene encoding imidazole glycerol phosphate synthase subunit HisH yields MATKQTAAEVVVVDYGLGNLRSVTRGLERAGADVTLSADPAEFAAADGIVLPGVGAFSEGMDNAGPFREALVEEAEAGTPLFGICLGMQMLLTTSEEADHEGQGDAEGLDLVPGKNVRFRTDQTVPHMGWNELNVQRDHPLVEGVDSVESEMPQADGPARGGSVDGEYAYFVHSYYAEPDDADAVVATTDYGTDFASIVANEAGNVFGTQFHPEKSGETGLQILRNFVGICSE; encoded by the coding sequence ATGGCCACGAAACAGACCGCCGCCGAGGTGGTCGTCGTCGACTACGGGCTGGGGAACCTCCGGAGTGTCACCCGCGGGCTCGAACGGGCCGGTGCGGACGTGACCCTCTCGGCGGACCCCGCCGAGTTCGCCGCGGCCGACGGCATCGTTCTGCCGGGCGTCGGCGCGTTCAGCGAAGGGATGGACAACGCCGGTCCGTTCCGCGAGGCACTGGTCGAGGAGGCCGAGGCCGGGACGCCGCTCTTTGGCATCTGTCTCGGGATGCAGATGCTCCTGACGACGAGCGAGGAGGCCGACCACGAGGGCCAGGGCGACGCCGAGGGGCTCGATCTGGTGCCGGGAAAGAACGTCCGCTTTCGGACCGACCAGACCGTCCCGCATATGGGCTGGAACGAGCTCAACGTCCAGCGCGATCACCCGCTCGTCGAGGGCGTCGACAGTGTGGAATCGGAGATGCCACAGGCAGACGGACCCGCGAGGGGCGGGTCCGTCGACGGCGAGTACGCATACTTCGTACACTCGTACTACGCCGAACCGGACGACGCCGACGCCGTCGTCGCGACGACCGACTACGGCACCGACTTCGCCAGCATCGTCGCCAACGAGGCCGGCAACGTCTTTGGCACCCAGTTCCACCCCGAAAAGTCGGGGGAGACGGGACTACAGATTTTGCGTAACTTCGTCGGTATCTGTTCGGAGTAG
- a CDS encoding uracil-DNA glycosylase family protein: MEQMDGLQVTDCERCGDLVDSRSRIVDGTGPPEADLLFVGEAPGAQEDADGEPFVGRSGDVLDDALREAGLDRGDVRITNCVRCRPPDNRDPRQAELANCRPYLEREIELVDPELIVTLGKVPAEHLLERDVAVTSEAGDVFDPEIGGQRRELLVSVHPAATLYDRSQADTFTDAIATAADYTDEDSGQRRLGDF; encoded by the coding sequence ATGGAGCAGATGGACGGGCTGCAGGTGACCGACTGTGAGCGCTGTGGCGACCTCGTCGACTCCCGGTCTCGGATCGTCGACGGGACCGGACCGCCGGAGGCAGACCTCCTGTTCGTCGGCGAGGCCCCCGGCGCGCAGGAAGACGCCGACGGGGAGCCGTTCGTCGGTCGCAGCGGCGACGTACTGGACGACGCCCTGCGCGAGGCGGGACTCGATCGGGGCGACGTACGCATCACCAACTGCGTGCGCTGTCGCCCGCCCGACAACCGCGATCCCCGGCAGGCGGAGCTGGCCAACTGCCGCCCCTATCTCGAACGCGAGATCGAACTGGTCGACCCGGAGCTGATCGTGACCCTGGGGAAGGTGCCGGCCGAGCACCTGCTGGAACGGGACGTGGCCGTCACGAGCGAGGCCGGCGACGTGTTCGACCCCGAGATCGGCGGCCAGCGCCGCGAACTGCTGGTCTCGGTCCACCCGGCGGCGACGCTGTACGACCGGAGTCAGGCGGACACCTTCACCGACGCCATCGCGACGGCCGCCGACTACACGGACGAGGACAGTGGGCAACGGCGGCTCGGTGATTTCTAG
- a CDS encoding 50S ribosomal protein L40e, giving the protein MAKFEEASERLLNKQICMRCNARNPARTEKCRKCGYKKLRPKASEPRSA; this is encoded by the coding sequence ATGGCTAAGTTCGAAGAAGCGTCCGAGCGACTCCTCAACAAGCAGATCTGCATGCGGTGTAACGCTCGCAACCCGGCCCGAACAGAGAAGTGCCGCAAGTGTGGCTACAAGAAGCTCCGACCGAAGGCCAGCGAACCCCGCTCGGCCTGA
- a CDS encoding TATA-box-binding protein gives MVDPKETINIENVVASTGIGQELDLQSVAMDLEGADYDPEQFPGLVYRTQDPKSAALIFRSGKIVCTGAKSTDDVHQSLRIVFDKLRDLNIQVDDDPEIVVQNIVTSADLGRTLNLNAIAIGLGLENIEYEPEQFPGLVYRLDDPDVVALLFGSGKLVITGGKEPDDAKEAVDKIVSRLEDLGLLE, from the coding sequence ATGGTTGACCCCAAGGAAACCATCAATATCGAAAACGTCGTCGCCTCGACTGGCATTGGGCAAGAACTCGACCTCCAGAGCGTGGCGATGGACCTGGAAGGGGCGGACTACGATCCCGAGCAGTTCCCGGGGCTGGTCTATCGGACCCAGGACCCCAAGTCGGCAGCGCTGATCTTCCGATCGGGGAAGATCGTCTGTACCGGTGCGAAAAGCACCGACGACGTCCACCAGAGTCTGCGCATCGTCTTCGACAAGCTCCGCGATCTGAACATTCAGGTCGACGACGACCCGGAGATCGTCGTCCAGAACATCGTCACGTCGGCCGACCTCGGTCGGACGCTGAACCTCAACGCGATCGCGATCGGGCTGGGGCTGGAGAACATCGAGTACGAGCCCGAGCAGTTCCCCGGCCTCGTCTATCGGCTCGACGATCCCGACGTGGTCGCCCTGCTCTTCGGGTCGGGGAAACTCGTCATCACGGGTGGGAAAGAGCCCGACGACGCCAAGGAGGCCGTCGACAAGATCGTCTCCCGACTCGAAGACCTCGGCCTGCTGGAATAG
- a CDS encoding methyltransferase domain-containing protein, which produces MYVLELAGQDDRFAAREAASAATDVSLRAPGLATARGITDRVRTLAFTRRASELLATCEPTVDSASVTLDAANVDRTGSVAVRAVDVRSTTGIDTERAERELGQRLVERGFTVDLDDPDHELRALFSAGHQQATDASEVAADADGVCALAWLESASVRDYGERAPMDRPFTQPGSMDPMEARAIVNIAGARAGRRVVDPMCGTGGVLIEAGLTGADVVGTDAQEKMVRGARENLDAFLDDFAVARADATALPLRDDAADAVVFDAPYGRQSKIEGELDAVVSGALAEAKRIAPRAVLVADRSWEDAAEAAGWTVEDRFERRVHRSLVRHVHVLG; this is translated from the coding sequence GTGTACGTCCTCGAACTCGCCGGCCAGGACGATCGCTTCGCAGCCAGGGAAGCGGCCAGCGCGGCGACCGACGTGAGCCTCCGCGCGCCCGGACTGGCGACCGCGCGCGGGATCACCGACCGCGTGCGCACCCTGGCGTTCACCCGGCGGGCCAGCGAACTGCTCGCCACCTGCGAGCCGACCGTCGACAGCGCCAGCGTGACCCTCGACGCCGCGAACGTCGACCGCACCGGCAGCGTCGCCGTCCGCGCGGTCGACGTGCGATCGACGACCGGAATCGACACCGAGCGCGCCGAACGCGAACTCGGGCAACGACTGGTCGAGCGGGGCTTTACCGTCGACCTCGACGATCCGGACCACGAGCTCCGGGCGCTCTTCTCGGCGGGCCACCAGCAGGCCACCGACGCCAGCGAAGTCGCCGCCGACGCCGACGGCGTCTGTGCGCTCGCGTGGCTGGAGAGCGCCTCCGTCCGGGACTACGGCGAGCGCGCGCCGATGGATCGCCCCTTCACCCAGCCCGGCAGTATGGACCCGATGGAGGCCCGCGCGATCGTCAACATCGCCGGTGCGCGGGCGGGCCGGCGCGTCGTCGACCCGATGTGTGGCACCGGCGGCGTCCTCATCGAGGCCGGCCTGACGGGTGCCGACGTGGTCGGGACCGACGCACAGGAGAAGATGGTCCGGGGCGCGCGCGAGAACCTCGACGCCTTCCTCGACGACTTCGCCGTCGCCCGTGCCGACGCCACCGCCCTCCCGCTCCGGGACGACGCCGCCGACGCCGTCGTCTTCGACGCCCCCTACGGCCGCCAGTCCAAGATCGAGGGCGAACTGGACGCCGTCGTTTCGGGTGCGCTCGCAGAGGCCAAGCGGATCGCCCCGCGGGCCGTGCTGGTCGCGGACCGCTCGTGGGAAGACGCCGCCGAGGCGGCCGGCTGGACCGTCGAGGACCGCTTCGAGCGTCGAGTGCATCGCTCGCTCGTTCGGCACGTCCACGTGCTGGGTTGA
- a CDS encoding rubrerythrin-like domain-containing protein, with protein sequence MPLWSTPHDDGDHVYECRRCDRRVQTEHAPQECEACGGAMRAVHAANAE encoded by the coding sequence GTGCCACTCTGGTCGACACCACACGACGACGGCGACCACGTCTACGAGTGTCGCCGCTGTGATCGGCGCGTCCAGACGGAACACGCACCCCAGGAGTGCGAGGCGTGTGGCGGGGCGATGCGGGCCGTCCACGCGGCGAACGCAGAGTAG
- a CDS encoding GTP-dependent dephospho-CoA kinase family protein, with translation MSSLRLDLPSSLRHELKEPLGPIYTDADELLTAAAEPIVAVGDIVTYHLLEAGYTPAVAFVDDRTKRAAVDPEVRDAVGGFDHCRTVDNPAGTITGSLIGALSRGLDEDGTTLIRVDGEEDLAALPAVLAVPEGASVVYGQPDEGMVLVTADAVARERCRDLIGRMDGPADELLAALS, from the coding sequence GTGTCTTCGCTCCGCCTCGACCTCCCGTCGTCGCTGCGCCACGAACTCAAAGAGCCGCTGGGTCCGATCTACACCGACGCCGACGAACTGCTGACGGCCGCCGCCGAGCCGATCGTCGCCGTCGGCGACATCGTCACCTACCACCTGCTGGAGGCCGGCTACACGCCAGCGGTCGCGTTCGTCGACGATCGCACCAAGCGCGCCGCGGTCGATCCGGAGGTTCGAGACGCCGTCGGCGGGTTCGACCACTGCCGGACCGTCGACAACCCGGCGGGGACGATCACCGGCTCCCTGATCGGCGCGCTCAGCCGGGGGCTCGACGAGGACGGGACGACGCTGATCCGGGTCGACGGCGAGGAGGATCTGGCGGCGCTGCCGGCCGTGCTCGCGGTCCCGGAAGGCGCGAGCGTCGTTTACGGCCAGCCAGACGAGGGGATGGTGCTGGTGACCGCCGACGCGGTCGCTCGCGAGCGCTGCCGGGACCTCATCGGACGGATGGACGGGCCCGCCGACGAACTGCTCGCGGCGCTGTCCTGA
- the spt4 gene encoding transcription elongation factor subunit Spt4: MADRLVCRDCHRVQPSEAEESCEICGSTSLTEDWAGYVVIAHPETSEIAEEMEVTESGQYALKVR, encoded by the coding sequence ATGGCTGATCGCCTCGTCTGTCGTGACTGTCACCGCGTCCAGCCCTCGGAAGCCGAAGAGTCCTGCGAGATCTGTGGCTCGACGTCGCTGACCGAAGACTGGGCCGGCTACGTCGTCATCGCCCACCCCGAGACCTCCGAGATCGCCGAGGAGATGGAAGTGACCGAGTCCGGGCAGTACGCACTGAAAGTCCGCTAA
- a CDS encoding DNA-directed RNA polymerase has protein sequence MYKRVRLRDTVEVPPRHLADVSPDLVKKLLQDKLEGRMDEDVGSVVSVIDVKDIGEGAVLPNKPGVYYEAEFDALTFDPQMQEVVDGEVVEVVNFGAFVGIGPVDGLLHVSQISDEYLAYDEEGQALASRESNRTLGTGDAVRARIVTKSIDERNPRDSKIGLTAKQVGLGKHGWLQEEREKRAAEAEAGDS, from the coding sequence ATGTACAAACGGGTTCGACTCCGCGACACGGTCGAAGTGCCCCCGCGGCACCTCGCAGACGTGTCTCCGGATCTGGTCAAGAAGCTCCTGCAGGACAAGCTCGAAGGACGAATGGACGAAGACGTGGGTTCGGTCGTCTCCGTCATCGACGTCAAGGACATCGGCGAGGGGGCGGTCCTCCCGAACAAGCCCGGCGTCTACTACGAGGCCGAGTTCGACGCGCTCACCTTCGACCCACAGATGCAGGAAGTCGTCGACGGCGAGGTCGTCGAAGTGGTCAACTTCGGTGCCTTCGTCGGCATCGGGCCGGTCGACGGCCTGCTCCACGTCTCCCAGATCAGCGACGAGTATCTGGCCTACGACGAGGAGGGACAGGCACTCGCCTCCCGCGAGTCCAACCGGACCCTGGGGACCGGCGACGCCGTCCGCGCACGCATCGTCACCAAGAGCATCGACGAGCGCAACCCCCGCGACTCCAAGATCGGCCTCACGGCCAAGCAGGTCGGTCTGGGCAAGCACGGCTGGCTCCAGGAGGAACGGGAGAAACGCGCCGCAGAGGCGGAAGCCGGTGATAGCTGA
- a CDS encoding DUF188 domain-containing protein gives MILLDTNALMMPVECNVRLFAELDRLGFDETDCLVPRSVLAELDKLSVGAGAEATAASVGRDLADRCSVREAAADYADDAMVELAGDDDVTHAVTNDAPLKRRLLDRGVPVISLRGRNKLAITQP, from the coding sequence ATGATCCTCCTGGACACGAACGCACTCATGATGCCGGTCGAATGCAACGTCCGTCTGTTCGCGGAACTCGATCGCCTCGGATTCGACGAGACCGACTGTCTCGTCCCTCGGTCCGTCCTCGCCGAACTCGACAAACTCTCGGTGGGCGCGGGGGCGGAAGCGACCGCGGCCAGCGTGGGCCGGGATCTCGCGGACCGGTGTTCGGTCCGGGAGGCGGCGGCCGACTACGCGGACGACGCGATGGTCGAACTGGCCGGCGACGACGACGTGACACACGCCGTGACGAACGACGCGCCCCTCAAACGACGGTTGCTGGACCGTGGCGTTCCAGTAATTAGTTTAAGGGGCCGGAACAAACTCGCCATTACTCAACCATAA
- a CDS encoding translation initiation factor IF-2 subunit gamma, with protein sequence MTSHNQPEVNIGLVGHVDHGKTTLVQALSGEWTDQHSEEMKRGISIRLGYADATFRRCPDADEPDAFTAAEHCEEHDVDTEPLRTVSFVDAPGHETLMATMLSGAAIMDGAVLVVSATEDVPQAQTEEHLMALDIIGIDNIVIAQNKVDLVDRERAQDNYEQIKEFVSGTVAEDAPIVPISAGQEVNLDLLIDAIEREIPTPERDPDADARMLVARSFDINRPGTTWENLKGGVLGGSLVDGQLEADDEIELRPGREVEEGGQSEWQPVTTDVRSLQAGGESVDAATPGGLLGVGTGLDPSITKGDALAGRVAGPPGTLPPTHERFEMDVDLLERIVGEDGGEVEAISTGEPLMLTIGTATTVGSVTSARGGECEVALKRPVCAEAGAKIAINRRVGARWRLIGVGTLRE encoded by the coding sequence ATGACATCGCACAACCAACCGGAGGTGAACATCGGACTCGTCGGCCACGTCGACCACGGAAAGACGACGCTGGTCCAGGCTCTCTCAGGCGAATGGACGGACCAGCACTCCGAGGAGATGAAACGTGGTATCTCTATCCGTCTGGGCTACGCAGACGCCACGTTCCGTCGCTGTCCCGATGCCGACGAACCCGACGCGTTCACCGCGGCCGAGCACTGTGAAGAACACGACGTCGACACCGAGCCGTTGCGAACGGTCTCGTTCGTCGACGCGCCGGGTCACGAGACGCTGATGGCGACGATGCTGTCGGGTGCCGCCATCATGGACGGTGCCGTCCTCGTCGTCTCCGCGACCGAGGACGTGCCACAGGCACAGACCGAAGAGCACCTGATGGCACTGGACATCATCGGCATCGACAACATCGTCATCGCTCAGAACAAGGTCGACCTGGTCGACCGCGAGCGTGCCCAGGACAACTACGAGCAGATCAAGGAGTTCGTCTCCGGCACCGTCGCCGAAGACGCACCGATCGTCCCGATCAGCGCGGGCCAGGAAGTGAACCTCGACCTGCTCATCGACGCGATCGAACGCGAGATCCCGACGCCGGAGCGTGACCCCGACGCCGACGCGCGGATGCTCGTCGCACGGAGCTTCGACATCAACCGTCCGGGAACGACCTGGGAGAACCTCAAGGGCGGCGTCCTCGGTGGTTCGCTGGTCGACGGCCAGCTCGAAGCCGACGACGAGATCGAACTCCGTCCCGGCCGCGAGGTCGAAGAGGGCGGCCAGAGCGAGTGGCAGCCGGTGACGACCGACGTGCGATCGCTCCAGGCCGGCGGCGAGTCGGTCGACGCCGCCACCCCCGGCGGACTGCTGGGTGTCGGTACCGGCCTCGATCCGTCGATCACGAAAGGTGACGCGCTGGCCGGCCGCGTGGCCGGACCGCCCGGCACGCTCCCGCCGACCCACGAGCGCTTCGAGATGGACGTCGACCTGCTCGAACGCATCGTCGGCGAGGACGGCGGCGAGGTCGAAGCGATCTCGACCGGCGAACCGCTCATGTTGACGATCGGGACCGCGACGACGGTCGGCTCGGTCACGAGCGCTCGCGGCGGCGAGTGCGAAGTCGCACTCAAGCGGCCGGTCTGTGCCGAGGCCGGCGCGAAGATCGCGATCAACCGACGTGTCGGTGCCCGATGGCGGCTCATCGGCGTCGGCACGCTCCGGGAATGA